The following coding sequences lie in one Arachis hypogaea cultivar Tifrunner chromosome 4, arahy.Tifrunner.gnm2.J5K5, whole genome shotgun sequence genomic window:
- the LOC112797038 gene encoding calcium-dependent protein kinase 13 — translation MGNCCRSPAAVAREDVKSSFSDHHAKRAAAGDSSAAGGTGGKKKPPPITVLTGVPKENIEDRYLVDRELGRGEFGVTYLCIDRETRELLACKSISKRKLRTAVDVEDVRREVAIMRHLPRSPSIVSLREACEDDNAVHLVMELCEGGELFDRIVARGHYTERAAAAVARTIVEVVQLCHKHGVIHRDLKPENFLFANKKENSPLKAIDFGLSIFFKPGERFSEIVGSPYYMAPEVLKRNYGPEIDIWSAGVILYILLCGVPPFWAESEQGVAQAILRGLIDFKREPWPSISESAKSLVRQMLEPDPKLRLTAKQVLEHPWLQNAKKAPNVPLGDVVKSRLKQFSMMNRFKRKALRVIADFLSNEEVEDIKDMFKKMDSDNDGIVSIEELKAGFQNSGSQLAESEVQMFIEAVDNNGKGTLDYGEFVAVSLHLKRMANDEHLRKAFSYFDKDGNGYIEPEELRNALMEDGADDCTDVANDIFQEVDTDKDGRISYDEFVAMMKTGTDWRKASRHYSRGRFNSLSLKLMKDGSLNIGNEQLS, via the exons ATGGGAAACTGCTGCAGATCTCCGGCCGCCGTCGCCCGCGAGGACGTCAAATCCAGCTTCTCCGACCACCACGCTAAGCGTGCTGCTGCTGGAGACTCCTCCGCCGCCGGAGGCACCGGTGGGAAGAAGAAGCCTCCTCCGATCACCGTCCTCACCGGCGTTCCCAAAGAGAACATCGAGGACCGGTACCTAGTAGACCGCGAGCTCGGCCGTGGCGAGTTCGGTGTGACGTACCTCTGCATCGACCGCGAGACGCGGGAGTTGCTCGCGTGCAAGAGCATCTCGAAGCGGAAGCTCCGCACTGCCGTGGACGTTGAGGACGTCCGCCGCGAGGTGGCGATCATGCGCCACCTGCCGCGAAGCCCGTCCATCGTGTCGCTCCGGGAGGCCTGCGAGGATGACAATGCAGTCCATCTCGTCATGGAACTCTGTGAGGGCGGTGAGCTCTTTGACCGAATCGTTGCCAGGGGTCATTATACGGAGAGGGCGGCCGCAGCGGTTGCACGGACCATCGTGGAGGTAGTGCAGCTTTGCCACAAGCACGGGGTGATCCACAGGGACCTCAAGCCAGAGAATTTCTTGTTTGCTAATAAGAAGGAGAACTCGCCTCTCAAGGCTATCGATTTTGGGTTGTCCATATTCTTCAAGCCAG GTGAGAGGTTCTCAGAAATTGTTGGAAGTCCTTATTATATGGCTCCAGAGGTGCTCAAGCGGAACTATGGGCCAGAGATAGATATATGGAGTGCGGGAGTGATTCTCTATATCTTATTGTGTGGTGTTCCCCCATTTTGGGCTG AATCTGAACAAGGGGTTGCACAGGCCATTCTTCGAGGGCTTATAGATTTCAAACGGGAACCTTGGCCCAGTATTTCTGAAAGTGCTAAAAGTCTTGTTAGGCAAATGTTAGAACCAGACCCTAAGCTTCGGTTAACTGCCAAACAAGTGCTCG AGCATCCTTGGCTACAAAATGCTAAAAAGGCTCCTAATGTTCCTCTTGGAGATGTTGTCAAGTCAAGGCTTAAGCAATTTTCGATGATGAACAGATTCAAAAGAAAAGCCCTTAGG GTCATTGCTGATTTCTTATCTAATGAAGAAGTTGAAGACATTAAAGATATGTTCAAGAAAATGGATAGTGATAATGATGGTATCGTTTCCATTGAAGAATTGAAAGCTGGATTTCAAAATTCTGGATCCCAACTTGCTGAGTCTGAAGTTCAGATGTTTATTGAGGCT GTAGATAATAACGGGAAGGGAACACTTGACTACGGAGAATTTGTTGCTGTTTCTCTTCATTTAAAAAGGATGGCTAACGATGAGCATCTTCGCAAGGCCTTCTCATATTTTGACAAGGATGGGAATGGATATATTGAACCTGAAGAGCTACGAAATGCCTTAATGGAAGATGGAGCAGACGATTGTACAGATGTAGCAAATGATATTTTCCAAGAAGTAGACACGGACAAG GATGGACGTATCAGCTATGATGAGTTTGTGGCTATGATGAAAACTGGAACAGATTGGCGGAAAGCATCTAGGCATTACTCACGCGGTAGATTCAACAGCttgagcttgaaattgatgaaagACGGCTCTTTAAACATAGGAAATGAGCAGTTATCTTGA